From the Sebastes umbrosus isolate fSebUmb1 chromosome 2, fSebUmb1.pri, whole genome shotgun sequence genome, one window contains:
- the scg3 gene encoding secretogranin-3 isoform X2: MASKCVGLFVLFHLVALSQISAFPTPTASADDKTVYNRQLTEERPLQEQIAEADSVKAAVQSAESKRPAASKDAESEQDLDDFTVLKSLADSQKSKDTTEAPLKKEDKYVPDESDSTKSRRLAEDYDSTKNGMDYDDPESFRQVDGTPLTAEDIVQKIANKIYEEDDRGVFDRIVLKLLKLGLITDSQADTLEYQVAEALQDLITKNAKNNEIEDVESDDQDTRGVQDDQGSDANKDTWEPPRRSYKEDEEDEEEENDDENEDEVDRDVEEEDGGKTDANTWDKDTEEGNEVSPEDGLQDLQYFPNFYRLLKSLDSDQDSQERETLITIMKTLIDFVKMMVKYGTITPEEGVSYLENLDAMIAMQTKNKLGKALGPPDFTGPNGKNLDEDDNTKAEAAKMQKEYENLKDSTKEEQPSTETNRPGKSETYLEAIRKNIEWLKKHNKEEGKDDYDLSKLKDFMDQQVDSYIEKGIIAKDEGDTIKRIYSSL, encoded by the exons ATGGCGTCAAAATGCGTCGGCCTTTTCGTCCTTTTCCACCTTGTAGCCCTGAGCCAGATCTCTGCCTTCCCAACACCTACAGCCTCAGCGGATG ATAAAACTGTGTACAACAGACAGTTGACAGAAGAAAGGCCACTACAAGAGCAG ATTGCTGAGGCGGACAGCGTGAAGGCTGCGGTACAGTCAGCTG AGAGCAAGCGTCCTGCTGCCTCCAAGGACGCAGAGTCAGAGCAGGACCTTGATGACTTCACCGTGCTGAAGTCACTGGCTGACAGCCAGAAATCAAAGGACACCACTGAGGCACCACTGAAGAAGGAGGACAAGTACGTTCCAGATGAATCAGACTCGACCAAGAGCCGGCGTCTGGCTGAGGACTACGACTCCACCAAGAACGGGATGGACTACG ATGACCCAGAAAGCTTCCGTCAGGTCGACGGCACTCCGCTGACAGCAGAAGACATCGTCCAGAAGATCGCAAACAAGATCTACGAGGAGGATGACAGAGGGGTGTTCGACAGGATCGTCTTAAAGCTGCTCAAACTGGGGCTG ATCACAGACAGTCAGGCAGATACTCTGGAGTACCAGGTGGCCGAGGCTCTCCAGGATCTCATCACCAAAAACGCCAAGAACAACGAGATTGAGGACGTCGAGAGCGACGACCAAGACACCAGGGGAGTGCAGGACGACCAGGGCTCAGATGCAAACAAG GACACGTGGGAGCCACCCAGGCGCAGCTAcaaggaagacgaggaggatgaggaagaagaaaacgATGATGAGAATGAGGACGAGGTGGACAGGGAcgtagaagaagaagatgggGGCAAAACAGACGCCAACACCTGGGACAAAGATACCGAGGAGGGCAACGAGGTGAGCCCTGAAGACGGTCTCCAGGACCTGCAGTACTTCCCCAACTTCTACCGTCTGCTCAAGAGTCTCGACTCag ACCAAGACtctcaggagagagagacattgaTCACCATCATGAAGACGCTGATCGACTTTGTGAAGATGATGGTGAAGTACGGCACCATCACGCCGGAGGAGGGAGTGTCCTATCTGG AGAACCTGGATGCCATGATCGCCATGCAGACCAAGAACAAGCTGGGCAAGGCCCTCGggcctcctgacttcactggaCCCAACG GAAAGAACCTGGATGAGGACGACAACACCAAGGCCGAGGCCGCCAAGATGCAGAAGGAGTATGAGAACCTGAAAGACTCAACCAAGGAGGAGCAGCCATCAACTGAGACCA ATCGGCCCGGCAAGTCAGAGACTTATCTGGAGGCCATCAGGAAGAACATCGAGTGGTTGAAGAAACACAACAAAGAAGAAGGCAAAGATG ATTACGACCTGTCCAAACTGAAGGACTTCATGGACCAGCAGGTCGACTCCTACATTGAGAAGGGCATCATCGCCAAGGACGAAGGCGACACCATCAAGAGGATCTACAGCAGCCTGTAA
- the scg3 gene encoding secretogranin-3 isoform X1 has translation MASKCVGLFVLFHLVALSQISAFPTPTASADDKTVYNRQLTEERPLQEQIAEADSVKAAVQSAESKRPAASKDAESEQDLDDFTVLKSLADSQKSKDTTEAPLKKEDKYVPDESDSTKSRRLAEDYDSTKNGMDYGKYQDDPESFRQVDGTPLTAEDIVQKIANKIYEEDDRGVFDRIVLKLLKLGLITDSQADTLEYQVAEALQDLITKNAKNNEIEDVESDDQDTRGVQDDQGSDANKDTWEPPRRSYKEDEEDEEEENDDENEDEVDRDVEEEDGGKTDANTWDKDTEEGNEVSPEDGLQDLQYFPNFYRLLKSLDSDQDSQERETLITIMKTLIDFVKMMVKYGTITPEEGVSYLENLDAMIAMQTKNKLGKALGPPDFTGPNGKNLDEDDNTKAEAAKMQKEYENLKDSTKEEQPSTETNRPGKSETYLEAIRKNIEWLKKHNKEEGKDDYDLSKLKDFMDQQVDSYIEKGIIAKDEGDTIKRIYSSL, from the exons ATGGCGTCAAAATGCGTCGGCCTTTTCGTCCTTTTCCACCTTGTAGCCCTGAGCCAGATCTCTGCCTTCCCAACACCTACAGCCTCAGCGGATG ATAAAACTGTGTACAACAGACAGTTGACAGAAGAAAGGCCACTACAAGAGCAG ATTGCTGAGGCGGACAGCGTGAAGGCTGCGGTACAGTCAGCTG AGAGCAAGCGTCCTGCTGCCTCCAAGGACGCAGAGTCAGAGCAGGACCTTGATGACTTCACCGTGCTGAAGTCACTGGCTGACAGCCAGAAATCAAAGGACACCACTGAGGCACCACTGAAGAAGGAGGACAAGTACGTTCCAGATGAATCAGACTCGACCAAGAGCCGGCGTCTGGCTGAGGACTACGACTCCACCAAGAACGGGATGGACTACGGCAAGTACCAGG ATGACCCAGAAAGCTTCCGTCAGGTCGACGGCACTCCGCTGACAGCAGAAGACATCGTCCAGAAGATCGCAAACAAGATCTACGAGGAGGATGACAGAGGGGTGTTCGACAGGATCGTCTTAAAGCTGCTCAAACTGGGGCTG ATCACAGACAGTCAGGCAGATACTCTGGAGTACCAGGTGGCCGAGGCTCTCCAGGATCTCATCACCAAAAACGCCAAGAACAACGAGATTGAGGACGTCGAGAGCGACGACCAAGACACCAGGGGAGTGCAGGACGACCAGGGCTCAGATGCAAACAAG GACACGTGGGAGCCACCCAGGCGCAGCTAcaaggaagacgaggaggatgaggaagaagaaaacgATGATGAGAATGAGGACGAGGTGGACAGGGAcgtagaagaagaagatgggGGCAAAACAGACGCCAACACCTGGGACAAAGATACCGAGGAGGGCAACGAGGTGAGCCCTGAAGACGGTCTCCAGGACCTGCAGTACTTCCCCAACTTCTACCGTCTGCTCAAGAGTCTCGACTCag ACCAAGACtctcaggagagagagacattgaTCACCATCATGAAGACGCTGATCGACTTTGTGAAGATGATGGTGAAGTACGGCACCATCACGCCGGAGGAGGGAGTGTCCTATCTGG AGAACCTGGATGCCATGATCGCCATGCAGACCAAGAACAAGCTGGGCAAGGCCCTCGggcctcctgacttcactggaCCCAACG GAAAGAACCTGGATGAGGACGACAACACCAAGGCCGAGGCCGCCAAGATGCAGAAGGAGTATGAGAACCTGAAAGACTCAACCAAGGAGGAGCAGCCATCAACTGAGACCA ATCGGCCCGGCAAGTCAGAGACTTATCTGGAGGCCATCAGGAAGAACATCGAGTGGTTGAAGAAACACAACAAAGAAGAAGGCAAAGATG ATTACGACCTGTCCAAACTGAAGGACTTCATGGACCAGCAGGTCGACTCCTACATTGAGAAGGGCATCATCGCCAAGGACGAAGGCGACACCATCAAGAGGATCTACAGCAGCCTGTAA
- the tnfaip8l3 gene encoding tumor necrosis factor alpha-induced protein 8-like protein 3 gives MDSDSGEQSDGDLSPGQESFNSRSLALQAQKKILSKMATMVVANMLTDDTSSEILDELYKTSREFTKSKKEAHKIIKDVIKIALKIGILYRNHQFSPDELDTVERFKKKMNQAAMTAVSFYEVEYTFDRNILSELLLECRDLLHTLVEQHLTARSHARIDHVFNHFAHGEFLAELYGDREEYRLSLRKICNGINKLLDEGTL, from the coding sequence GACAGGAGAGCTTTAACTCCCGCTCCCTGGCCCTGCAGGCCCAGAAGAAGATCCTGAGCAAGATGGCGACCATGGTGGTGGCCAACATGCTGACAGACGACACTAGCAGCGAGATCTTGGACGAGCTCTACAAGACGAGCCGGGAGTTCACAAAGAGCAAGAAGGAGGCCCACAAGATCATCAAGGACGTCATCAAGATCGCCTTGAAGATCGGCATCTTGTACCGCAACCATCAGTTCAGCCCCGACGAGCTCGACACAGTGGAGCGCTTCAAGAAGAAGATGAACCAGGCGGCCATGACGGCGGTGTCGTTCTACGAGGTGGAGTACACCTTTGACAGGAATATTCTGTCGGAGCTCCTGCTGGAGTGCAGGGACCTGCTTCACACCCTGGTCGAGCAGCACCTGACGGCGCGCTCACACGCACGCATTGATCACGTTTTCAACCATTTTGCCCACGGGGAGTTCCTGGCCGAGCTGTACGGGGACAGAGAGGAGTACAGACTCTCCCTGAGGAAGATCTGCAATGGGATCAACAAACTGCTGGACGAAGGAACGCTTTAA